From Pelmatolapia mariae isolate MD_Pm_ZW linkage group LG22, Pm_UMD_F_2, whole genome shotgun sequence, a single genomic window includes:
- the atp1a3a gene encoding sodium/potassium-transporting ATPase subunit alpha-3a has product MGYGRSDSYRVATTQDKDEKESPKKKGGKDLDDLKKEVPITEHKMSVEEVCRKYNTDIVQGLTNARAAEYLARDGPNALTPPPTTPEWVKFCRQLFGGFSILLWIGAILCFLAYAIQAATEDEPAGDNLYLGIVLSAVVIITGCFSYFQEAKSSKIMESFKNMVPQQALVIREGEKMQINAEQVVAGDLVEVKGGDRIPADLRIISSHGCKVDNSSLTGESEPQTRSPDCTHDNPLETRNIAFFSTNCVEGTARGIVVCTGDRTVMGRIATLTSGLETGKTPIAKEIEHFIHIITGVAVFLGVTFFILSIILGYSWLEAVIFLIGIIVANVPEGLLATVTVCLTLTAKRMARKNCLVKNLEAVETLGSTSTICSDKTGTLTQNRMTVAHMWFDNQIHEADTTEDQSGSSFDKSSTTWVSLARIAALCNRAVFKAGQESLPILKRDVAGDASESALLKCIELSCGSVKAMRDKNKKVAEIPFNSTNKYQLSIHETEEENDNHYLLVMKGAPERILDRCSTIMVQGKEQPMDDEMKEAFQNAYLELGGLGERVLGFCHLFMPEDKYPKGFAFDTDDVNFQTDNLCFVGLMSMIDPPRAAVPDAVGKCRSAGIKVIMVTGDHPITAKAIAKGVGIISEGNETVEDIAARLNIPVSQVNPRDAKACVIHGTDLKDLTQDQMDDILRNHTEIVFARTSPQQKLIIVEGCQRQGAIVAVTGDGVNDSPALKKADIGVAMGISGSDVSKQAADMILLDDNFASIVTGVEEGRLIFDNLKKSIAYTLTSNIPEITPFLFFILVNIPLPLGTITILCIDLGTDMVPAISLAYEAAESDIMKRQPRNPLRDKLVNERLISIAYGQIGMIQALGGFFAYFVIMAENGFLPSLLVGIRLNWDDRSNNDLEDSYGQQWTYEQRKIVEFTCHTAFFVSIVVVQWADVIICKTRRNSVFQQGMRNKILIFGLFEETALAAFLSYCPGMDLALRMYPLKPSWWFCAFPYSFLIFVYDEIRKLILRRNPGGWVEKETYY; this is encoded by the exons TATGGACGGTCGGACAGCTACCGCGTGGCTACCACGCAGGACAAGGATGAGAAGGAGTCGCCCAAGAAGAAGGGAGGCAAGGATCTCGATGACCTGAAGAAGGAAGTTCCCATA ACTGAACACAAAATGTCTGTTGAGGAGGTCTGCCGGAAGTACAACACCGATATCGTTCAA GGTTTGACCAATGCCAGGGCTGCAGAATATCTGGCCAGGGATGGCCCCAACGCTTTGACTCCACCCCCTACCACCCCAGAATGGGTCAAGTTCTGTCGTCAGCTGTTCGGTGGCTTCTCCATCCTGCTGTGGATTGGTGCCATCCTCTGCTTCCTGGCCTATGCCATCCAGGCTGCCACAGAGGATGAACCTGCTGGGGATAAT TTGTATCTGGGTATCGTGCTGTCAGCTGTTGTCATCATCACCGGCTGCTTCTCTTACTTCCAGGAAGCTAAGAGCTCCAAGATCATGGAATCATTTAAGAACATGGTCCCTCAG CAAGCCTTGGTGATCCGCGAGGGAGAGAAGATGCAGATCAACGCTGAGCAGGTAGTTGCAGGAGATCTGGTGGAGGTGAAAGGAGGAGACCGGATCCCTGCCGACCTCCGCATCATCTCCTCACATGGCTGCAAG GTGGACAACTCATCCCTGACTGGTGAATCAGAGCCCCAGACCAGGTCACCTGACTGTACCCATGACAACCCCCTGGAAACCCGAAACATTGCCTTCTTCTCTACCAACTGTGTTGAGG GAACTGCACGTGGTATTGTTGTGTGTACTGGTGATCGCACAGTGATGGGACGCATTGCCACCCTCACCTCAGGTCTGGAGACTGGGAAg ACACCCATTGCCAAGGAGATTGAGCACTTCATCCACATCATCACAGGCGTGGCTGTTTTCCTTGGCGTGACCTTCTTCATCCTCTCAATCATCCTGGGTTACTCCTGGCTGGAGGCTGTAATCTTCCTCATTGGTATCATTGTGGCTAATGTGCCCGAGGGACTGCTGGCCACAGTCACT GTGTGTCTCACACTGACTGCCAAGCGAATGGCTCGCAAGAACTGTCTGGTAAAGAACTTGGAGGCTGTGGAAACTCTGGGCTCCACCTCCACCATCTGCTCTGATAAGACAGGCACCCTGACCCAGAACAGGATGACCGTGGCCCACATGTGGTTTGACAATCAGATTCATGAAGCTGACACGACTGAGGATCAGTCTG GCTCCTCCTTCGACAAGAGCTCAACAACATGGGTGTCTCTGGCTCGCATTGCTGCCCTGTGCAACCGTGCTGTGTTCAAAGCCGGTCAGGAATCTTTGCCCATTCTGAAACGAGACGTAGCCGGTGACGCCTCAGAGTCAGCTCTACTGAAGTGTATCGAACTGTCCTGTGGCTCCGTCAAGGCCATGAGGGACAAGAATAAGAAAGTTGCAGAGATCCCGTTCAACTCCACTAACAAGTACCAG CTCTCAATTCATGAAACTGAGGAGGAAAATGACAATCATTACCTGCTGGTGATGAAGGGAGCCCCAGAGAGGATCCTTGACCGCTGCTCCACCATCATGGTGCAGGGCAAGGAGCAGCCGATGGACGATGAGATGAAGGAGGCTTTCCAGAATGCCTATCTGGAATTGGGAGGGCTGGGAGAGAGAGTGCTGG GGTTCTGCCACCTGTTTATGCCTGAGGACAAGTACCCAAAAGGTTTTGCCTTCGACACCGATGACGTCAACTTCCAAACTGACAACCTTTGCTTCGTTGGCCTCATGTCCATGATTGACCCTCCCCGCGCTGCCGTGCCTGATGCTGTGGGCAAATGCCGCTCAGCTGGCATCAAG GTTATTATGGTGACTGGTGACCACCCAATCACAGCCAAGGCCATTGCTAAGGGTGTGGGTATCATCTCTGAGGGAAACGAGACAGTGGAAGACATTGCTGCACGCCTCAACATTCCTGTCAGCCAAGTGAACCCCAG GGATGCAAAGGCCTGTGTGATCCATGGTACGgatcttaaagacctcacacAGGACCAGATGGATGACATTTTGAGGAATCACACAGAGATTGTCTTTGCCAGAACCTCCCCACAGCAGAAGCTCATCATTGTTGAAGGTTGCCAGAGACAG GGTGCTATCGTGGCTGTGACCGGTGATGGTGTGAATGATTCTCCTGCCCTGAAAAAGGCTGACATTGGTGTTGCCATGGGAATCTCTGGCTCAGACGTATCCAAACAAGCTGCAGATATGATCCTGTTAGATGACAACTTTGCCTCCATTGTCACTGGAGTGGAAGAAG GACGTCTGATCTTTGACAACCTGAAGAAATCTATTGCGTACACTCTGACCAGCAACATCCCAGAAATCACCCCCTTCCTCTTTTTCATCTTGGTCAACATCCCCTTGCCTCTGGGTACCATCACTATCCTCTGCATCGACCTGGGAACTGACATG GTACCAGCCATCTCTCTTGCTTATGAAGCAGCAGAGAGCGACATCATGAAGCGACAGCCCAGGAACCCACTGAGGGACAAACTGGTCAATGAGAGACTCATCAGTATTGCCTATGGACAGATTG GTATGATCCAGGCTCTTGGGGGCTTCTTTGCCTATTTTGTCATCATGGCTGAAAATGGTTTTCTGCCATCTCTGCTTGTCGGCATTCGGCTCAACTGGGACGATCGCTCCAACAATGACCTGGAGGACAGCTATGGACAGCAATGG ACCTATGAGCAACGTAAGATTGTGGAGTTTACTTGCCACACAGCCTTCTTTGTCAGTATTGTGGTGGTGCAGTGGGCAGATGTGATCATCTGCAAGACCAGACGTAACTCTGTGTTCCAGCAGGGCATGAG gaaTAAGATTTTGATCTTTGGCCTGTTTGAGGAAACGGCTCTGGCTGCTTTCCTGTCCTACTGCCCTGGTATGGACTTGGCACTACGGATGTACCCACTCAA GCCCAGTTGGTGGTTCTGTGCGTTCCCATACAGTTTCCTCATCTTTGTTTACGATGAGATCCGAAAACTCATCCTGCGCCGAAACCCCGGAG GCTGGGTGGAAAAAGAGACATACTATTAA